The Chryseobacterium indologenes genomic sequence GGCATTTCCGTTCGGACTGTAGTCTTCACGTACATTTCCCCATTGCCGGTTGCTTACATAAGGTCCCCAGTTTTTCCATTTGGTATCTTGTAATCTTTCTTTTTCGGCGGTCATATCTCATCATTTTTCTATACGAAGTTAGTTTTTTTGAAAAGTAATTCCAATTTTTTTCATCTGAATAATTATTAATATACTCTTGAAACACTAGTATTTAAGCCGATTTTTAAATATTAAATTAATTTTTTTTGAAATTAAAAGAAAAGAACTACCTTTGCACTATTCGTTCATTCAAATATTGAAAATGTTATCAAGAAAGGTTGAGGGATTAGACCCTATGAAACCTTAGCAACCCTTTGTGCAAGCAAAGAAGGTGCTACGTTCTACCAAAATTATTTTGGACAGATAACTTACTGAAGTTCTTTTCAGCCATTTCCTGTGGCATTTTCAATTGTATTAAAATAATAGAATTGAAAACAGAACTAAACTATATTAATCTTACGTATCAAACCAATTCCGGAAAGGAATACCATATCCCGTTGAGCTATCAGCTGTTCGGGAAAGAGCTGTTTACAGCACCCATTATTGTAGTCAATCATGCCTTAACCGGAAACTCTGATGTTTCAGGAGAAAAAGGATGGTGGAAACAACTTATTGGGGAAAATCAGGTGATCAATACGGAAAAATACACAGTTCTGTGTTTCAATATTCCCGGAAACGGTTACGATCATTTTTTAATTGACAACTATGAAGACTTCACTCCCTCAGATATTGCAAATCTATTTCTGAAAGGGCTTGAAGCTTTACATATCAAAAACGTATACGCCATTATCGGAGGCTCACTTGGAGGCGGAATTGCCTGGGAAATGCTGGCCAAGCAACCTGCGCTGGCAGAAGTTTTTATCCCGATAGCCTGTGATCACAGAACTCATGACTGGCTTCATGCACAATGTCTGGTTCAGAAATTTCTATTGAATTCTGAAGATCAGCCATTACAAAAAGCAAGAATTCATGCCATGCTGTGCTACAGAACTCCGCAGTCACTCAATGACAGATTTCAAAATACATACAACCCGGAAAAACAACGCCTGGAATCAGAAGACTGGCTGGTTTATCATGGAAATGCTTTAAACGATAGATTTAGTTTAAAAGCCTATAAACTGATGAATCATCTGCTGATGAATATTAACACGGAAGAATCTGCTCTGGAGAGCATACAGGCACGAATGCACATGATCTCCGTTGATACAGATTTATTCTTTCCTGCTTCTGAAATCCGAATGTGTTTTGAAAGCCTGCAGAAAAAAAAAGAATACTGTTTCCTATCACGAGATCCAATCTATACACGGGCATGACGCCTTCCTAATGGAATACCAACAATTAAATAATATCATAAAAAACATTTTATAAAGTAATGAAAAATGCTAACGAAATAAAATTTTTGAAGAACAGATCAATCGTCAAATTTGAAGGAGAAGATTTTTTAGGAGAAATCGGAATTGACGGAAGAATTTTTAAAGCGCTTACTCTAGCGCGTATCAGTGTAGGAGTGATCTCCCAGCAAGCTATAGAAAACGGAATCTCTATTTTGGTTCACGAAAATGATGCCGAAAAAGCAGTAGCTTGTCTTATTGATGAATTTGAACCGGAAAGAAAATCAGGAAAAGTATCCCAGATATATAGTATCAATAATGTTTCTGTTATCGGATTTGTTGCAGAAGATTTCAATAAAGTATTTGCCGAACTGGCAAGAAACAACGTTTTTCCATTATTGTTAAATCAGGTAGCCGGAGAAAACAGAGTAAATATCGTCGTGACTTCATCTCAGGATGAAAAAACAAAAAATATCATTGAATCCGAAATTTTTAAAAAACCAAAGACCGTTCATCTGGCAATCATCGGTCATGGAAATGTCGGAAAAACATTAATACAGCAGGTGCTTGAGTCGTCAGAAGAAATTAAAAGACGCAAGAAAATAGATCTTAGAGTAGTTGCTGTAGCCAATTCAAAGAAAATAGCTTTCAACAAAAAAGGATTTGATGCCAATTGGGGTGATGAGGTGTTGACTGCAGAACATCCGTCAAATGTTCAGGAACTGATTAACTTTTCAAACGAAAATCAATTAGAAAACCTGATCGTTGTAGACAACACTGCCAGCAAAGACTTTGTGAAGAATTATCATGCATTGGCTGAAAACGGATTCGACTTAGTGTCATCCAACAAGATTTTCAATACGCTGCCTATTGAAGAATATCGTAAACTAAGATATACGTTGAGTAAAAATAACAGACGTTATTTATACGAAACCAATGTAGGAGCAGGGTTGCCTTTAATTGACACTATCAAATTATTACACCTTTCAGGAGAAAATATCACAAGAATCAAAGGGGTATTCTCCGGAACATTGAGCTATGTATTCAACAATTTTTCTTTAAGAGACGACAAATTCTCAACCATCATCAATGAAGCCCTAGAAAAAGGATATACAGAACCGGATCCGAGAGAAGACCTTTCAGGAAATGACGTAGCAAGAAAATTATTGATTCTGGCAAGGGAACTGGATCTGATCAATGAATTTGATGATATCAACATTCAGAATCTGGTACCGGAAAGTTTATCATCTGTTTCAAAATCAGAATTCCTTTCCAGACTTGACGAATTAGACGAAGAATACCAAAAAATCAAAGAAAGCCAGGAACCGGGTCATGTGTTGAGATACGTCGGAGATTTACATGGCGATTTACAAAAAGACAAAGGGGAATTGGATGTAAAACTGATCTCTGTTCCTGCTACTTCCGCATTAGGTCAGTTGAAAGGTTCAGACTCGATCTTTGAAATCTATACAGAAAGCTACGGCGAAAATCCGATTGTCATCATGGGAGCCGGGGCCGGAGCTCAGGTAACTGCAAGAGGAGTATTCGGTGACATTTTAAGAGTAAGTGAAACAAAATAATTGTAGAAACAATCCCGAAGGGATGATTTAACCAAAGATAGAATGCAATTCTATCAAATTAAAACTATATGGAAAATTTCGAAACATCAGCAATAAGAACACAGACTGAAAGATCTCAGTTTGATGAGCACTCCACACCTTTATACCTTACGTCCAGTTTTATTTTTCAGGATGCTGAAGATATGAGAGCAAGCTTTGCGGAAGAAAAGCCTAAAAACCTGTACAGCCGATTCTCAAACCCAAATATAACTGAATTTACAGAGAAGATCGCAAAAATGGAAGGAGCAGAAGCAGGATATGCATTTGCAACGGGAATGGCTGCCATCTACTCAACATTTGCAGCATTATTAAGTGCGGGGGATCATATCGTAAGCTGTCAGTCAGTTTTTGGTTCTACCCATACTTTGTTTACAAAATATTTCCCGAAATGGAATATTGAAACCACCTACTTCAAAGCTGAAGATGCTGAAAACGTAGAAGAATACATCAAACCCAATACAAAGATTCTCTACCTTGAAACTCCTACCAATCCTGCGATTGAAATCCTGGACCTTGAGTTTTTCGGACAGATTGCCAAAAAACATAACCTGATTTTCATTGTAGACAACTGTTTTGCAACGCCTTATCTGCAGCAGCCGATCAAATATGGTGCAGATGTTGTTGTACATTCTGCAACGAAGCTGATTGACGGACAGGGAAGAGTACTGGGAGGAATTGCAGTAGGAAGGGAAGACCTGATCAGGGAAATCTATCTTTTCGCAAGAAATACAGGGCCTGCATTATCTCCTTTCAATGCCTGGGTACTATCAAAAAGTCTGGAAACTTTAGCCATCCGCGTTGAAAAACATTGTGAAAATGCACTGAAGGTAGCAGAGTTTTTAGAAAACCATCCTAATGTGGAACTTGTAAAATATCCATTCCTCAAATCCCATCCAAGCTATGAAATCGCTAAAAGACAGATGAAGCTGGGAGGAAATATTGTTGCTTTTGAAATTAAAGGAGGTATCGAAGGCGGAAGAAGCTTTTTAGATAAG encodes the following:
- a CDS encoding homoserine dehydrogenase → MKNANEIKFLKNRSIVKFEGEDFLGEIGIDGRIFKALTLARISVGVISQQAIENGISILVHENDAEKAVACLIDEFEPERKSGKVSQIYSINNVSVIGFVAEDFNKVFAELARNNVFPLLLNQVAGENRVNIVVTSSQDEKTKNIIESEIFKKPKTVHLAIIGHGNVGKTLIQQVLESSEEIKRRKKIDLRVVAVANSKKIAFNKKGFDANWGDEVLTAEHPSNVQELINFSNENQLENLIVVDNTASKDFVKNYHALAENGFDLVSSNKIFNTLPIEEYRKLRYTLSKNNRRYLYETNVGAGLPLIDTIKLLHLSGENITRIKGVFSGTLSYVFNNFSLRDDKFSTIINEALEKGYTEPDPREDLSGNDVARKLLILARELDLINEFDDINIQNLVPESLSSVSKSEFLSRLDELDEEYQKIKESQEPGHVLRYVGDLHGDLQKDKGELDVKLISVPATSALGQLKGSDSIFEIYTESYGENPIVIMGAGAGAQVTARGVFGDILRVSETK
- a CDS encoding O-succinylhomoserine sulfhydrylase codes for the protein MENFETSAIRTQTERSQFDEHSTPLYLTSSFIFQDAEDMRASFAEEKPKNLYSRFSNPNITEFTEKIAKMEGAEAGYAFATGMAAIYSTFAALLSAGDHIVSCQSVFGSTHTLFTKYFPKWNIETTYFKAEDAENVEEYIKPNTKILYLETPTNPAIEILDLEFFGQIAKKHNLIFIVDNCFATPYLQQPIKYGADVVVHSATKLIDGQGRVLGGIAVGREDLIREIYLFARNTGPALSPFNAWVLSKSLETLAIRVEKHCENALKVAEFLENHPNVELVKYPFLKSHPSYEIAKRQMKLGGNIVAFEIKGGIEGGRSFLDKIQMCSLSANLGDTRTIVTHPASTTHSKLSDEERNEVGITAGLVRCSVGLENVDDIIADLKQALD